A part of Bacillus thuringiensis genomic DNA contains:
- the buk gene encoding butyrate kinase, translating into MSVNRILVINPGSTSTKIGVFDNERPVLEETIRHDVEQIGKYKRIIDQYEFRKETILEVLHSHGINISKLNAVCGRGGLLRPIEGGTYTVNDAMLEDLKNGFSGHHASNLGGILAYEIASGLNIPAFIVDPVVVDEMEPIARISGIAGMERKSIFHALNQKAVARKVADQLNHKYEDLNLLVTHMGGGITVGAHKKGKVIDVNNGLNGEGPFSPERAGTVPVGQLVEMCFSGEYYRDEMVKQLVGQGGLVSLIGTNDAIKVEQMVEKGDPEATLIYKAMAYQVAKEIGGASAVLHGKIDAIVLTGGLAYSKILVDEIKERVDWIADVIVHPGEDELEALAEGALRVLREEEAAKEYVVREKQTVARG; encoded by the coding sequence TTGTCTGTAAATCGAATTCTTGTTATTAACCCAGGTAGTACATCCACAAAAATTGGTGTTTTTGATAATGAAAGACCTGTTCTAGAAGAAACGATTCGTCATGACGTAGAACAGATTGGAAAATATAAGCGAATTATCGACCAATATGAGTTTCGTAAAGAAACGATTTTAGAAGTTCTACATTCTCATGGTATTAACATTTCAAAATTAAACGCTGTTTGTGGGCGTGGTGGATTACTTCGTCCAATCGAAGGCGGTACGTATACAGTAAACGATGCAATGTTAGAAGATTTGAAAAATGGGTTTAGTGGTCATCACGCTTCAAATCTCGGAGGCATTTTAGCTTATGAAATTGCTTCGGGATTAAATATTCCTGCATTCATTGTGGATCCTGTCGTTGTAGATGAAATGGAGCCGATTGCTCGTATAAGCGGTATTGCTGGCATGGAACGCAAAAGTATCTTCCATGCATTAAATCAAAAAGCAGTTGCTCGTAAAGTAGCTGACCAATTAAATCACAAATACGAGGATTTAAATTTATTAGTTACACATATGGGCGGCGGTATTACAGTTGGTGCTCATAAAAAAGGAAAAGTTATCGATGTAAATAATGGCTTAAACGGAGAAGGACCATTTAGCCCAGAGCGTGCTGGTACAGTACCAGTAGGACAGCTAGTTGAAATGTGTTTCTCTGGTGAGTATTACCGAGACGAAATGGTGAAACAGCTTGTCGGACAAGGTGGACTTGTAAGTCTAATCGGTACAAATGATGCAATTAAAGTAGAGCAAATGGTTGAAAAAGGTGATCCTGAAGCAACTCTTATTTATAAAGCAATGGCATATCAAGTTGCAAAAGAAATTGGCGGAGCTAGCGCTGTGCTTCACGGGAAAATCGATGCAATCGTATTAACTGGTGGACTTGCGTACAGTAAAATTCTTGTTGATGAAATAAAAGAACGAGTGGACTGGATTGCAGATGTTATCGTACATCCAGGGGAAGATGAGTTAGAAGCGTTAGCAGAAGGAGCACTTCGTGTATTACGTGAAGAAGAAGCGGCGAAAGAGTATGTTGTAAGAGAAAAACAAACAGTAGCTAGGGGTTGA
- a CDS encoding leucine dehydrogenase, with amino-acid sequence MTLEIFEYLEKYDYEQVVFCQDKESGLKAIIAIHDTTLGPALGGTRMWTYDSEEAAIEDALRLAKGMTYKNAAAGLNLGGAKTVIIGDPRKDKSEAMFRALGRYIQGLNGRYITAEDVGTTVDDMDIIHEETDFVTGISPSFGSSGNPSPVTAYGVYRGMKAAAKEAFGTDNLEGKVIAVQGVGNVAYHLCKHLHAEGAKLIVTDINKEAVQRAVEEFGASAVEPNEIYGVECDIYAPCALGATVNDETIPQLKAKVIAGSANNQLKEDRHGDMIHEMGIVYAPDYVINAGGVINVADELYGYNRERALKRVESIYDTIAKVIEISKRDGIATYVAADRLAEERIASLKNSRSTYLRNGHDIISRR; translated from the coding sequence ATGACATTAGAAATCTTCGAATACTTAGAAAAATATGATTATGAGCAAGTAGTATTTTGTCAAGATAAAGAATCTGGTTTAAAAGCAATCATTGCAATTCATGATACAACACTTGGACCGGCTCTTGGTGGAACAAGAATGTGGACATATGATTCTGAAGAAGCGGCGATTGAAGATGCATTGCGTCTTGCAAAAGGGATGACATACAAAAACGCAGCAGCTGGCTTAAACTTAGGTGGTGCGAAAACAGTAATTATCGGTGATCCACGTAAAGATAAGAGCGAAGCGATGTTCCGTGCATTAGGACGCTACATTCAAGGACTAAACGGACGTTACATTACAGCTGAAGATGTTGGTACAACAGTAGATGATATGGATATTATCCATGAAGAAACTGACTTTGTAACAGGTATTTCACCATCATTCGGTTCTTCTGGTAACCCATCTCCAGTAACTGCATACGGTGTTTACCGTGGTATGAAAGCAGCTGCGAAAGAGGCTTTCGGTACTGATAATTTAGAAGGAAAAGTAATTGCTGTTCAAGGCGTTGGTAACGTAGCATATCACCTATGCAAACATTTACATGCTGAAGGAGCAAAATTAATCGTTACAGATATTAATAAAGAAGCTGTACAACGCGCGGTAGAAGAATTCGGTGCATCAGCAGTTGAGCCAAATGAAATTTACGGTGTTGAATGTGATATTTACGCACCATGTGCATTAGGCGCAACAGTTAATGACGAAACTATTCCACAACTTAAAGCAAAAGTAATCGCAGGTTCTGCAAATAACCAATTAAAAGAAGATCGTCACGGCGACATGATTCATGAAATGGGTATTGTATACGCACCAGACTATGTTATTAATGCTGGTGGTGTAATTAACGTAGCAGACGAGTTATATGGATACAATAGAGAACGTGCACTAAAACGTGTTGAGTCTATTTATGACACAATTGCAAAAGTAATCGAAATTTCAAAACGCGATGGCATAGCAACTTATGTAGCAGCAGATCGTCTAGCTGAAGAGCGCATTGCAAGCTTGAAAAACTCTCGTAGCACATACTTACGCAACGGTCACGATATTATTAGCCGTCGCTAA
- the yqiS gene encoding phosphate butyryltransferase, with protein sequence MKLEHLIDQAAGQPKKTVAVAVAEDHEVIEAVAKAIKLQLAQFRLYGNQEKIMGMLQEHGLQTSEDIEVIAAASSAEAAELSVKAVRNGEADVLMKGNIPTANILKAVLNKEWGLRKGSVLSHVAAFEVPNYDRLIFVTDAAMNIAPDVTQKAAIIQNTVEVAQAIGIDLPKVAPIAAVEVVNPAMQATIDAAMLTQMNRRGQIKNCVVDGPLALDNAVSQIAAEHKGIVSDVAGKADILLVPTIEAGNVLYKSLVYFADAKVGAMIAGAKAPIVLTSRADSAETKVYSLALAVATASK encoded by the coding sequence ATGAAGTTAGAACACTTAATTGATCAAGCAGCAGGACAGCCTAAAAAAACTGTGGCTGTAGCAGTAGCTGAAGATCATGAAGTAATTGAAGCTGTAGCGAAAGCAATTAAATTACAGCTAGCTCAATTTCGTCTATATGGAAATCAAGAGAAAATAATGGGGATGCTACAAGAACATGGTTTACAAACTTCAGAAGACATTGAAGTGATTGCAGCAGCGTCAAGTGCTGAGGCCGCGGAACTTTCTGTTAAAGCTGTAAGAAATGGCGAAGCAGATGTGCTTATGAAGGGGAACATCCCAACAGCTAATATTTTGAAAGCTGTATTAAATAAAGAGTGGGGACTTCGTAAAGGTAGCGTACTTTCACACGTTGCAGCATTTGAAGTTCCGAATTACGATCGCCTTATTTTTGTTACAGATGCAGCGATGAACATTGCACCTGATGTAACACAAAAAGCTGCTATTATACAGAATACTGTAGAAGTTGCCCAGGCAATAGGAATAGATTTGCCAAAGGTAGCACCAATTGCAGCGGTAGAGGTTGTGAATCCTGCGATGCAAGCGACAATTGATGCAGCGATGTTAACTCAAATGAATCGCCGCGGACAAATTAAAAATTGTGTCGTTGATGGACCACTTGCTTTAGATAATGCAGTATCACAAATTGCAGCAGAACATAAAGGCATAGTAAGTGATGTAGCAGGTAAGGCAGACATTTTACTCGTCCCAACGATTGAAGCTGGAAATGTGCTATATAAATCACTCGTATACTTTGCGGATGCAAAAGTAGGAGCAATGATTGCTGGCGCAAAAGCACCGATTGTTTTAACATCTCGTGCTGATTCAGCAGAAACAAAAGTATATTCATTAGCATTGGCAGTTGCGACTGCTTCAAAATAA
- a CDS encoding sigma-54 interaction domain-containing protein: protein MKQKVVIVGAGEGGSTLLNLLQSSNIFQIIGIIDINPIATGLQMAKEYGVTIGESVTPFLSMHIDVMFDMTGDADLHKDLLKKKHKDTLLIPGDIAKIVTRLAHEKEDLIGKLEEQTQQGDLILNSTHDGMIVIDREGQVRLFNKSAERIIGYKKEDAIGKYILEVIPTSKLLRIIRTKQIEVNYELTLENEKKIITTRIPILKEGGEVQGAFAIFKDITEVVDLAEEVTDLKEIQTLLEAIINSSEEAISVVDEKGRGLVINPAYTKLTGLTEEDIIGKPATTDIVEGESMHMKVLRTRRAVRGIHMKIGQKKRDVIVNVAPVIVDGILKGSVGVIRDVSEIQKLTNELNRARQIIRTLEAKYSFDDIVGNSDETTAAIEQAKLGANTPATVLLRGESGTGKELFAHAIHNGSNRKYNKFVRVNCAAISETLLESELFGYEEGAFSGAKRGGKRGFFEEANNGSIFLDEIGELSANTQAKLLRVLQEKEIVKVGGTKAIPINVRVIAATHVNLEKGILEGEFREDLYYRLNKIPIQIPSLRQRKGDIPSIAERLIQKINQDYGRNVEGLTDSAVSYLQSYEWPGNVRELENILGRAIIFMNYNEIYIDVHHLPPLHKEEQTELKQNNLLPELEEKPLEHLVTEFEGNIIHEYLERFDGNKTKTARALGISVRNLYYKLEKYDCAKNSMQ, encoded by the coding sequence ATGAAACAAAAAGTTGTAATTGTTGGTGCAGGTGAAGGTGGCAGTACACTACTGAATCTGTTGCAAAGTTCGAATATATTTCAAATTATAGGGATTATTGATATAAATCCGATAGCGACAGGGTTACAAATGGCTAAAGAATACGGGGTTACAATTGGAGAGAGTGTAACGCCGTTTCTTTCTATGCACATTGATGTAATGTTTGATATGACAGGTGACGCTGATTTACATAAAGATTTATTAAAGAAAAAGCATAAAGATACTCTTCTTATACCAGGTGATATTGCGAAAATTGTAACGAGATTAGCACATGAGAAGGAAGATTTAATTGGAAAGTTAGAAGAACAAACGCAGCAAGGTGATTTAATTTTAAATTCTACGCATGACGGTATGATTGTAATCGATCGAGAGGGACAAGTTCGCCTATTTAATAAAAGTGCAGAGCGTATTATCGGGTATAAAAAAGAAGATGCGATAGGGAAATATATTTTAGAAGTTATCCCGACTAGTAAGTTGCTTCGTATTATACGTACGAAACAAATAGAAGTAAATTATGAACTGACATTAGAGAATGAAAAGAAAATTATTACAACCCGTATTCCGATATTAAAAGAGGGAGGAGAGGTACAAGGGGCATTTGCGATTTTTAAAGATATAACAGAAGTTGTAGATCTTGCGGAAGAAGTTACGGATTTAAAGGAGATTCAAACGTTACTTGAGGCGATTATCAACTCGTCTGAGGAAGCAATTTCGGTCGTGGATGAAAAAGGAAGAGGGTTAGTAATTAACCCTGCGTATACGAAATTAACAGGTTTAACAGAAGAGGACATTATTGGGAAACCGGCTACAACCGATATTGTAGAAGGTGAAAGTATGCATATGAAAGTACTTCGAACGCGTAGGGCGGTACGTGGAATACATATGAAGATTGGACAAAAGAAGCGTGATGTAATTGTTAACGTAGCGCCAGTTATAGTGGATGGGATATTGAAAGGAAGCGTTGGTGTAATTCGTGATGTATCAGAAATTCAAAAGTTAACAAATGAATTGAATAGGGCAAGGCAAATTATTCGAACGTTAGAAGCGAAATATTCATTTGATGACATTGTCGGAAATTCAGATGAAACAACGGCTGCTATTGAGCAGGCGAAACTTGGGGCGAATACACCAGCAACAGTATTACTACGCGGAGAATCTGGAACGGGTAAAGAATTGTTTGCACATGCAATTCATAATGGAAGTAATCGGAAATATAATAAATTCGTTCGTGTAAACTGCGCTGCTATTTCCGAGACTTTATTAGAAAGTGAATTATTCGGTTATGAGGAAGGTGCATTCTCAGGAGCAAAAAGAGGCGGAAAACGAGGTTTTTTTGAGGAAGCGAATAACGGTAGTATCTTTTTAGATGAAATAGGAGAATTGTCTGCAAATACGCAAGCGAAACTCCTTCGCGTGTTGCAAGAAAAAGAAATTGTAAAAGTTGGTGGAACGAAAGCGATACCTATCAATGTCCGGGTAATTGCAGCGACACATGTGAATTTAGAAAAGGGAATTCTAGAAGGAGAGTTTAGAGAGGATTTATATTATCGATTAAATAAAATTCCAATTCAAATCCCGTCTCTTCGTCAACGTAAGGGGGACATACCATCGATTGCAGAAAGGTTAATTCAAAAAATTAACCAAGATTATGGCCGAAATGTAGAAGGGCTTACTGATTCAGCGGTTTCATATTTACAATCATATGAATGGCCAGGAAATGTAAGGGAACTTGAGAATATTTTAGGACGAGCTATTATCTTTATGAATTATAACGAAATATATATTGATGTACATCATTTACCACCTTTACATAAAGAAGAGCAGACGGAGTTAAAACAAAATAACTTATTACCGGAATTAGAAGAAAAGCCACTTGAACATTTAGTGACAGAGTTTGAAGGGAATATCATTCATGAATATTTAGAGAGATTTGATGGAAATAAAACAAAAACTGCAAGAGCATTAGGAATTTCAGTTCGAAATTTATATTACAAGCTAGAAAAGTATGACTGTGCAAAAAATAGCATGCAATAA
- a CDS encoding DUF2627 domain-containing protein: MQRYLALLLALIPISLAVFGIKLMRDTVFGILFPPLSILSLQFLIGALCFGLGFYIFGGFVLHRDRKRNKVQARFKR; encoded by the coding sequence ATGCAGCGTTACCTTGCTCTATTATTAGCACTCATCCCTATTTCATTAGCTGTGTTTGGCATTAAGTTAATGAGAGATACTGTATTCGGGATTCTATTTCCCCCACTCTCTATACTCTCGTTACAATTTTTAATTGGCGCCCTTTGCTTCGGGCTCGGGTTTTATATCTTTGGCGGCTTCGTCTTACACCGAGACCGCAAACGAAATAAAGTACAAGCTCGCTTTAAAAGATAG
- a CDS encoding glycerophosphodiester phosphodiesterase: protein MTLIFAHRGAAGTYPENTMISFEAAESFRADGIELDVQLTKDGKVVVIHDETVNRTTNGKGAVRNYLYEDLCKLDASYKFDDKVGFCKIPLLEEVLEWIEKTELLLNIELKNNKIPYRGLEEEVITLVRKCNLEERVIFSSFNHYSMKRCHMMAPDIQTAILYREGLHSPWAYAKKMGATAVHPNYRYLQDAVAELTMESGVEVRPYTINEETLMRKYFDMNISAIITDYPETARMLMPIKK from the coding sequence ATGACTCTTATATTTGCACATCGTGGTGCAGCGGGAACGTACCCAGAAAATACAATGATTTCATTTGAAGCAGCTGAATCTTTTAGAGCAGATGGAATTGAACTTGATGTTCAATTAACGAAAGACGGAAAAGTTGTCGTCATTCATGATGAAACAGTGAACAGGACAACAAATGGAAAAGGTGCGGTTCGAAATTATTTATATGAGGATTTATGTAAATTAGATGCGAGCTATAAATTTGATGATAAAGTAGGATTTTGTAAAATACCTCTTTTAGAAGAGGTGTTAGAATGGATTGAAAAAACAGAGTTGCTACTTAATATTGAACTTAAAAATAATAAAATCCCATACAGAGGTTTGGAAGAAGAAGTTATAACGCTTGTACGGAAATGTAATCTAGAAGAGCGCGTTATATTTTCTTCATTTAATCACTACAGTATGAAAAGATGTCATATGATGGCTCCTGATATTCAAACAGCGATTTTATATCGCGAAGGTTTGCATAGTCCGTGGGCATATGCGAAAAAAATGGGCGCTACAGCAGTGCACCCTAATTATCGTTATCTTCAAGATGCCGTTGCCGAACTAACGATGGAGAGTGGTGTAGAGGTTCGGCCCTATACAATTAATGAAGAAACACTTATGCGTAAATATTTCGATATGAATATTTCGGCGATTATTACTGATTACCCTGAAACGGCAAGAATGTTAATGCCAATAAAAAAATGA
- a CDS encoding YycC family protein, with translation MRPLQISPDTAVRLSKALGVPLEQLMHMPQHILIQKLVELEKQNKDEE, from the coding sequence ATGAGACCATTACAAATTTCTCCAGACACTGCAGTCCGCCTATCAAAAGCATTAGGTGTTCCGCTCGAACAACTTATGCATATGCCGCAGCACATTTTAATTCAAAAGTTAGTTGAATTAGAAAAACAAAATAAAGACGAAGAATAA
- a CDS encoding glycosyltransferase family 39 protein: MTFKKIVNRAYPIIVMTVFLSIFSMIVSKFFIPKTILMSGEFPYPTEEYTPKKVGAVIGATLLLFALFFMYYKWVINKMKKTYTNIIIALGIVIILTMEIIITSIAFNPVVGDYAILKEGMVSVFKGDNHFLEMGQLLFYPYNTHIVLLGGYFAKLVGSVDLAIKILPIVCITGSIILNVLIVKKITNFKVAHISIVLSVLNIFIYWQAPVFYTHTLVIFFISATMYTYLCLKTAETKRMKIILWILLGVFAACTYIIRPTALAVALAILIENIFKFRKKYSVKVLSSVLFCLILIVSFKGITTKLNLSTDNEIEKIPYTHWVQMGLNKDTYGVWNQADTDYINDENIKNTKDLDEHNKKVIVQRFNELGVMGYVRHLNEKITREWVSSQFSMYRIGEWFEQKNDTITNYVSNYSTTNYKIVTVYSYVIKLFVYVAVLAAIILYKKKDENESEVIRIAMISTLGVFTFLLLWETAPHYTYEAFAFMNIPASLGLYKLFMIFNKEKKNA, encoded by the coding sequence ATGACTTTTAAAAAAATAGTGAATCGAGCTTACCCAATCATTGTTATGACGGTGTTTTTATCTATATTTTCAATGATAGTAAGTAAATTTTTTATCCCGAAAACAATTTTGATGAGTGGTGAATTTCCTTATCCGACTGAGGAGTATACTCCCAAAAAGGTCGGTGCTGTTATAGGGGCGACGTTGCTTTTATTTGCGCTCTTCTTTATGTATTATAAATGGGTTATTAATAAAATGAAAAAAACGTACACAAATATTATAATTGCTTTAGGTATCGTAATTATTTTAACGATGGAAATAATTATTACTTCCATAGCATTTAACCCTGTTGTAGGAGATTATGCTATCCTTAAAGAAGGAATGGTCTCTGTGTTTAAGGGAGATAATCATTTTTTAGAAATGGGACAGCTTCTATTTTATCCATATAATACACATATTGTATTATTAGGGGGATATTTTGCTAAATTGGTAGGAAGTGTAGATCTAGCAATAAAAATATTACCAATAGTATGCATAACAGGTAGTATCATTTTAAATGTATTGATTGTAAAGAAAATTACAAACTTTAAAGTTGCTCACATATCGATTGTGTTATCTGTACTAAACATTTTTATATATTGGCAGGCGCCAGTTTTCTATACGCATACGTTAGTAATATTTTTTATTTCAGCAACGATGTATACATATTTATGTTTGAAAACAGCGGAAACAAAAAGAATGAAGATTATTTTATGGATTTTATTAGGAGTTTTCGCAGCTTGTACTTATATTATAAGACCGACGGCATTGGCGGTAGCGTTAGCAATTTTAATTGAAAATATTTTTAAGTTTCGTAAGAAGTATTCCGTAAAGGTATTAAGTAGTGTTTTATTTTGTTTAATACTTATTGTAAGTTTTAAAGGTATAACGACAAAGTTAAATCTCAGCACCGATAATGAAATTGAAAAAATTCCATATACCCATTGGGTACAAATGGGTTTGAATAAAGATACGTATGGTGTTTGGAATCAGGCGGATACAGATTATATTAATGATGAAAACATAAAAAATACAAAGGATTTGGATGAACATAATAAAAAAGTTATAGTACAGCGCTTTAATGAACTTGGCGTAATGGGTTATGTACGGCATTTAAATGAAAAAATAACTAGAGAATGGGTATCGAGCCAGTTCTCCATGTACCGTATTGGAGAATGGTTTGAGCAGAAGAACGACACGATAACTAATTACGTATCGAACTATAGTACAACGAATTATAAAATCGTTACTGTATATTCGTATGTTATTAAATTATTTGTTTATGTAGCTGTTTTAGCGGCTATTATACTTTATAAGAAGAAAGATGAAAATGAATCAGAAGTTATACGGATTGCAATGATTAGTACGTTAGGCGTGTTTACTTTCTTATTACTATGGGAAACAGCTCCTCATTATACTTATGAAGCATTTGCATTTATGAATATTCCAGCTTCTTTAGGATTATATAAATTGTTTATGATTTTTAACAAAGAAAAGAAAAATGCATAA
- a CDS encoding PRK06770 family protein has product MKNKILTWLGIVAAIGVLAVAVTFGMLELADNPVDKEVNAQIDKKEDPTIVGREVDGVFVDVYVTENSTESEVITVMHHMTHQKVVAERKSESIPMIQKNAGKLKGIINKSGFAKKNELLEIADRWAKKDFSQIVEDHNYFSDAQEGSTCKATRAMDAVEEQHYILTTFGEEKAKELYDSGDAPHVQ; this is encoded by the coding sequence ATGAAAAATAAAATATTAACTTGGCTAGGAATAGTAGCAGCTATCGGAGTTCTTGCTGTTGCAGTTACATTTGGAATGTTAGAACTTGCCGATAATCCAGTAGATAAAGAAGTGAATGCTCAAATAGATAAAAAAGAAGATCCAACGATAGTAGGTAGAGAGGTAGATGGAGTCTTTGTTGATGTGTATGTTACTGAAAATTCTACCGAAAGCGAAGTCATTACAGTGATGCATCACATGACTCATCAAAAAGTAGTGGCAGAACGAAAATCAGAATCCATTCCAATGATTCAAAAAAATGCTGGAAAATTAAAGGGAATCATAAATAAGAGTGGCTTTGCGAAAAAAAATGAGCTTTTAGAGATTGCTGATAGATGGGCGAAAAAAGATTTTAGTCAAATTGTAGAAGATCACAATTATTTCTCGGATGCCCAAGAAGGTAGCACTTGTAAAGCCACTAGAGCGATGGATGCGGTAGAAGAGCAACATTATATTTTAACTACATTCGGGGAGGAAAAAGCGAAAGAACTATACGATTCAGGAGATGCGCCACATGTGCAATAA
- the spo0A gene encoding sporulation transcription factor Spo0A, producing the protein MEKIKVCLVDDNKELVSMLESYVAAQDDMEVIGTAYNGQECLNLLTDTQPDVLVLDIIMPHLDGLAVLEKMRHIERLRQPSVIMLTAFGQEDVTKKAVDLGASYFILKPFDMENLTSHIRQVSGKANATIKRPLPSFRSATTIDGKPKNLDASITSIIHEIGVPAHIKGYMYLREAISMVYNDIELLGSITKVLYPDIAKKYNTTASRVERAIRHAIEVAWSRGNIDSISSLFGYTVSMSKAKPTNSEFIAMVADKLRLEHKAS; encoded by the coding sequence GTGGAGAAAATTAAAGTATGTCTTGTGGATGATAATAAAGAATTAGTATCAATGTTAGAGAGTTATGTAGCTGCTCAAGATGATATGGAAGTAATTGGTACTGCTTATAATGGTCAAGAGTGTTTAAATTTATTAACTGATACGCAGCCGGATGTACTTGTTTTAGACATTATTATGCCACATTTAGATGGTTTAGCGGTACTAGAGAAAATGCGACATATTGAAAGACTAAGACAGCCTAGCGTAATTATGTTGACAGCATTTGGACAAGAAGATGTGACGAAAAAAGCAGTTGACTTAGGTGCTTCATATTTCATATTAAAACCATTTGATATGGAGAATTTAACGAGTCATATTCGTCAAGTGAGCGGTAAGGCGAATGCTACCATTAAACGTCCACTTCCATCTTTCCGTTCAGCAACGACAATAGATGGAAAGCCGAAAAACTTAGATGCAAGCATTACGAGTATCATTCATGAAATTGGTGTGCCTGCTCATATTAAAGGGTATATGTATTTAAGAGAAGCAATCTCTATGGTGTACAATGATATCGAATTACTTGGATCGATTACGAAAGTATTGTATCCAGATATCGCGAAGAAATATAATACAACAGCAAGCCGCGTCGAGCGTGCAATCCGTCACGCAATTGAAGTAGCATGGAGTCGTGGGAATATTGATTCTATTTCGTCCTTATTCGGTTATACAGTATCCATGTCAAAAGCAAAACCTACGAATTCCGAATTTATCGCAATGGTTGCGGATAAGCTGAGACTTGAACATAAGGCTAGCTGA
- the spoIVB gene encoding SpoIVB peptidase: MNKLRLERFRKIIGLCLLVSLVFIGCFKPLRTFISSPKQLVVFEGQQSEIASLPVFKASSTDSHVFTVSSNEQKQGLMVNSHQNGEADMVFQLAGFPVKKVNVKVLKDFKVIPGGQSIGVKLNTKGVLVVGHHLIQTEKGKVSPGETAGVQIGDMITEINGKTIERMSDVAPFIHNSGETGEPLNLVLLRDGKHIRTKLTPQKDSGESSYRIGLYIRDSAAGIGTMTFVHPDSMKYGALGHVISDNDTKKPIQVEDGQIMRSTVTSIERGSHGNPGEKLARFSPDREVIGNITINSPFGIFGKLNTNIPNGVMDKAMPIALSHQVKEGPAKILTVIDKDKVEAFDIEVVSTVPQKFPATKGMVIKVTDKRLLAKTGGIVQGMSGSPIVQNGKVIGAVTHVFVNDPTSGYGVHIEWMLHEAGINIYEQERKAS; this comes from the coding sequence GTGAACAAATTGAGATTAGAAAGATTTCGCAAAATAATAGGTCTTTGTCTCCTTGTTTCTTTAGTTTTTATTGGGTGTTTTAAACCGCTTCGGACGTTTATTTCATCTCCGAAGCAACTTGTTGTTTTTGAAGGGCAACAATCAGAAATAGCGTCATTACCAGTTTTTAAAGCTTCATCTACAGATAGTCATGTGTTTACAGTAAGTTCAAATGAACAAAAACAAGGACTTATGGTAAATTCTCATCAAAATGGTGAAGCAGATATGGTGTTTCAGCTTGCTGGTTTTCCAGTGAAAAAAGTAAATGTGAAAGTATTGAAAGATTTCAAAGTTATTCCAGGCGGACAATCAATTGGTGTGAAGTTAAACACAAAAGGGGTACTTGTTGTAGGCCATCATTTAATTCAAACTGAAAAAGGGAAAGTATCTCCTGGTGAAACAGCTGGTGTGCAAATTGGAGATATGATTACTGAAATTAATGGTAAAACGATTGAAAGAATGAGTGATGTAGCACCATTTATTCATAATAGTGGTGAAACAGGCGAACCGCTTAATCTGGTTTTGTTAAGAGATGGGAAACATATCCGCACGAAGTTAACACCACAAAAAGACAGTGGGGAATCGTCTTATCGCATTGGTTTATATATTCGTGATTCGGCAGCTGGAATTGGGACAATGACATTTGTTCATCCTGATTCCATGAAATATGGGGCACTTGGTCATGTCATTTCTGATAACGATACGAAAAAGCCGATTCAAGTCGAAGATGGACAAATTATGCGTTCAACAGTTACATCAATTGAAAGAGGTAGTCATGGGAATCCAGGAGAGAAATTAGCGAGGTTCTCACCAGATCGTGAAGTGATTGGTAATATTACCATAAACAGCCCATTTGGTATATTTGGGAAATTAAATACAAATATACCAAATGGCGTAATGGATAAAGCAATGCCGATTGCACTATCTCATCAAGTAAAAGAGGGACCGGCAAAAATATTAACAGTTATTGATAAAGATAAAGTAGAAGCATTTGATATTGAAGTTGTTAGTACAGTACCGCAAAAGTTTCCAGCTACAAAAGGCATGGTAATAAAAGTAACAGACAAACGTTTATTAGCGAAAACGGGTGGGATCGTACAAGGCATGAGCGGAAGTCCAATTGTACAAAACGGGAAAGTAATTGGTGCTGTTACACATGTATTTGTAAATGATCCAACATCAGGATATGGTGTTCATATTGAATGGATGTTACATGAGGCTGGAATTAATATTTATGAACAAGAAAGAAAAGCGAGCTAA